In bacterium, one DNA window encodes the following:
- a CDS encoding DUF4388 domain-containing protein yields the protein MPSGLAPKKSTAEEGVTPVNAEPGTSKANSPSTTKLGGDLADFTLADVVQLIIFSRKTGALTIWQKGQEAFLYFDQGQLVHAQCAGGSGEEAAFSVFDVVSGKFEFFTGLTPPERTIFIDGTHFLIEAARRADEAARVSSDDQEESEAFYRPHSEEQKSQPEPARPKLSIVRNEGGLDFSLDGILPGDGDGADKGVADDLLSALSYSYFEPPSSGSEASSSDKLKSILGGLDEVLSFSMFNRSGNPLFRSAAEHDPAKAKAFFFSDGDGAATALILESAQDIGPLLGCGEFKCAVVHLPSNGRKVLFGHESRLIAAELKPGRPPPELVGMAMAALGKAVIR from the coding sequence ATGCCTTCAGGTTTGGCTCCGAAGAAATCGACGGCAGAGGAAGGCGTTACCCCCGTAAACGCCGAGCCCGGAACCTCAAAGGCCAATTCTCCTTCCACGACCAAGCTTGGAGGAGATCTGGCCGACTTTACTCTTGCCGACGTCGTCCAGCTGATAATTTTTTCGCGCAAAACCGGCGCGCTTACCATATGGCAAAAGGGGCAGGAAGCCTTTCTCTACTTCGACCAGGGTCAGCTCGTTCACGCGCAGTGCGCCGGCGGATCGGGCGAGGAAGCAGCTTTTTCCGTCTTCGACGTGGTTTCGGGCAAATTTGAATTTTTCACCGGCCTGACGCCGCCCGAACGCACAATATTCATAGACGGAACCCACTTTCTCATCGAGGCCGCCAGAAGGGCCGACGAGGCCGCGAGAGTTTCGTCAGACGATCAGGAAGAATCCGAGGCTTTTTACCGTCCCCACTCCGAGGAGCAAAAAAGCCAGCCCGAACCGGCCCGTCCGAAGCTCTCTATTGTCCGGAACGAAGGCGGCCTTGACTTTTCTCTGGACGGAATCCTTCCCGGCGACGGCGACGGGGCTGACAAAGGCGTTGCCGACGACCTCCTTTCCGCCCTGTCATATTCCTATTTCGAGCCGCCTTCGTCAGGCTCCGAAGCAAGCTCCAGCGACAAGCTGAAGTCAATACTCGGCGGCCTGGACGAAGTATTGTCCTTCTCAATGTTTAACCGCAGCGGCAACCCGCTTTTCCGGTCCGCGGCGGAACACGACCCCGCAAAGGCAAAGGCGTTCTTTTTCTCCGACGGCGACGGGGCGGCGACCGCGCTTATTCTGGAATCCGCGCAGGATATCGGTCCCCTCCTGGGGTGCGGCGAGTTCAAATGCGCCGTTGTGCACCTGCCGTCGAACGGGAGAAAGGTTCTTTTCGGCCATGAAAGCCGCCTTATCGCGGCTGAATTGAAGCCGGGTCGGCCGCCCCCGGAACTGGTCGGCATGGCTATGGCCGCTCTGGGAAAAGCAGTCATCCGCTGA